A single Tuberibacillus sp. Marseille-P3662 DNA region contains:
- a CDS encoding LL-diaminopimelate aminotransferase gives MNIKTADRMDELPPYLFDKINGKKQRLKATGHDLLDLGIGDPDLPTPDFIKERLVQELDQPGNHKYSGFSGCLEFREAVADFYQKKFHVHLDPDSEVLALIGSKEGVAHFVFSMIDRGDEVMIPDPSYPVYRMATHLAGGKVRSMPLKPDLEFQPDFAELSEENYKAVKLAFLNYPGNPTGATVDLDFFAHAVRFFRQRNVILAHDSAYNLVTYDGYQAPSILQVDGAKDAVVEFGSLSKGFNMTGWRIGYIVGNADLINTLKTVKSNLDSSQFLPIQKAAATALTSDLSALNDRNDIYSQRADVLIEGLRKIGIDAGKPKGSIFIWARVPEGYTSAGFSEVMMEEAGVVVTPGVAFGTYGEGYFRMSLSVPEHLLREAVRRMQVYL, from the coding sequence ATGAATATCAAAACTGCCGATCGCATGGATGAATTACCACCGTATTTATTCGATAAGATTAATGGTAAAAAACAACGTCTAAAAGCAACTGGCCATGACTTGCTTGATTTGGGCATCGGTGATCCCGACTTGCCAACGCCGGACTTTATTAAGGAACGTCTAGTACAAGAACTGGATCAGCCCGGAAATCACAAATACTCTGGTTTCTCTGGATGTTTGGAATTTAGAGAAGCGGTCGCCGATTTTTATCAGAAAAAATTCCACGTTCATTTAGATCCCGATTCAGAAGTACTCGCTCTTATTGGATCAAAAGAGGGAGTCGCACACTTCGTTTTTTCTATGATTGATCGTGGGGATGAGGTGATGATTCCAGATCCGAGCTATCCGGTTTACCGAATGGCTACCCATCTAGCAGGAGGCAAGGTTCGTTCAATGCCATTAAAGCCTGACCTTGAATTCCAGCCTGATTTTGCTGAGCTTTCTGAGGAAAATTATAAAGCTGTTAAACTGGCTTTCTTAAATTATCCTGGAAATCCAACAGGAGCAACCGTTGATTTGGACTTTTTTGCTCATGCGGTTCGGTTTTTTAGGCAAAGAAATGTCATTCTCGCTCATGACTCGGCGTATAATCTTGTGACTTATGACGGGTATCAGGCACCTAGTATTCTTCAAGTAGATGGAGCAAAAGACGCTGTAGTCGAATTTGGTTCGTTATCTAAGGGATTTAATATGACCGGTTGGCGAATCGGTTATATTGTCGGTAACGCCGATTTGATCAATACTTTAAAAACAGTTAAAAGCAACCTTGACTCCTCACAGTTCTTACCGATTCAAAAAGCGGCGGCAACCGCATTGACGAGTGATTTATCGGCACTAAATGATCGTAATGATATATATAGTCAAAGAGCCGATGTTTTGATTGAAGGTCTAAGGAAAATCGGCATTGACGCTGGCAAACCTAAGGGAAGTATCTTTATTTGGGCACGGGTTCCAGAGGGCTATACGTCAGCCGGGTTTAGTGAAGTCATGATGGAGGAAGCCGGTGTCGTAGTCACGCCAGGTGTTGCATTCGGAACCTATGGCGAGGGGTACTTTCGGATGTCTCTGTCTGTTCCTGAGCATCTTTTGCGAGAAGCAGTTAGGCGCATGCAAGTCTATTTATAG
- a CDS encoding aldehyde dehydrogenase family protein → MVTATPQYLNYINGTWKPARLGSFVVNTNPATGETLGHVTVSSAQEVSEAVGAAKDAQVSWCKVPAPVRGEYLYKIGELLKQRKEHLARTLTSEMGKVIDEARGEVQEAIDMAFFMGGEGRRLVGQTVPSELPNKHAMSLREPVGVAGLITPWNFPIAIASWKTLPAIVSGNTVVWKPASDTPALAYEFVKIFEEAGLPKGVVNLVYGSGGTVGEAMVEHPDIDIISFTGSSDTGSQINARAGELFKRVSLEMGGKNAIIVMNDADLDLAVDGIIWSAYGTTGQRCTACSRLIVHKNVKAAIEERLLERINQLTLGDGLDEAVDIGPVVNSEALQHINAYMNVAKKDGATLLCGGHITREGPLANGHYFKPTLFTDVTNDMRIAHEEIFGPVLSLIPVNDLDEAIQVNNSVDYGLSSAIYTNDTNKTFKAMHELNSGLVYINAGTIGAEIHLPFGGTKATGNGHRDSGIAALDVFAEWKSVYIDYSQKLQRAQIDNN, encoded by the coding sequence ATGGTAACCGCTACACCCCAATATCTCAACTATATTAATGGGACTTGGAAACCGGCTCGTCTTGGTTCCTTTGTTGTCAACACCAATCCCGCAACAGGAGAAACCTTAGGACACGTGACCGTTTCGTCTGCACAAGAAGTCAGTGAAGCCGTGGGAGCTGCTAAAGACGCCCAAGTATCTTGGTGTAAAGTCCCTGCTCCCGTTCGCGGGGAGTATTTATATAAAATTGGTGAACTACTAAAACAACGGAAAGAACATCTGGCTCGAACATTGACAAGCGAAATGGGAAAAGTGATTGATGAAGCGCGGGGGGAGGTTCAAGAAGCCATTGATATGGCGTTTTTCATGGGCGGTGAGGGCCGACGTCTTGTCGGGCAAACCGTTCCTTCAGAACTTCCGAATAAGCATGCCATGAGCTTACGGGAGCCCGTTGGTGTCGCTGGTTTAATCACGCCATGGAATTTCCCCATTGCGATCGCCAGTTGGAAGACGTTGCCGGCGATTGTTAGTGGGAATACAGTTGTATGGAAGCCAGCTTCCGATACACCTGCCCTAGCTTATGAATTTGTAAAAATATTTGAAGAAGCAGGTCTACCAAAGGGTGTCGTCAATCTCGTCTATGGTTCTGGCGGAACAGTAGGTGAAGCTATGGTTGAACATCCCGATATCGATATCATTTCCTTTACTGGTTCCAGTGACACCGGCAGTCAAATTAACGCTCGTGCCGGTGAATTGTTCAAACGCGTATCTCTTGAGATGGGTGGTAAAAACGCGATTATTGTAATGAATGATGCCGATCTTGATCTTGCGGTTGACGGGATTATTTGGAGTGCTTATGGTACGACAGGCCAGCGTTGTACAGCATGTAGCCGCTTAATTGTCCATAAAAATGTGAAAGCTGCTATAGAAGAACGACTACTCGAGCGTATTAACCAGTTAACTTTAGGTGATGGCCTTGATGAAGCAGTAGACATTGGTCCTGTCGTGAATAGCGAAGCTTTACAACACATTAATGCTTATATGAACGTTGCCAAGAAAGACGGGGCAACCTTGCTTTGTGGCGGACATATTACAAGGGAAGGACCATTAGCGAATGGCCATTATTTCAAGCCTACCCTTTTCACTGATGTCACAAATGATATGCGTATCGCCCATGAAGAGATCTTCGGTCCCGTTTTATCTCTTATCCCGGTTAATGACCTTGATGAGGCGATTCAAGTCAATAATTCCGTCGATTATGGTCTCTCAAGTGCTATTTATACGAATGACACCAATAAGACGTTTAAAGCCATGCACGAGCTTAATTCCGGTCTTGTCTACATCAATGCCGGAACGATTGGTGCGGAAATCCATCTGCCATTTGGCGGGACAAAGGCAACTGGCAATGGTCATCGTGATTCCGGCATTGCCGCTTTAGATGTATTCGCTGAATGGAAAAGTGTATATATTGATTACAGTCAAAAACTGCAGCGTGCCCAAATCGATAACAACTAA